A stretch of DNA from Mucilaginibacter daejeonensis:
TGGTGGCCGGGTCTACCAGTAATATCTCACGTATACGAATATCATCCAGCAGCACGCCGTTATTGTCGATCACGTAGATCACATCGATCGTCTCGGAGTTCTTGCCATAGCGGCGAATATGCGATAGCACCTGCACCACATCCCAGTCCTTTTTTACCACCACGTAATCGGGCGTCATCAAGCGGCCTACGCTGTCTTCCTCGTAACCTAACAGGGCAAGGGCTTCCTTACGATCATCGGGTGGAAGGTGCAGGATCAGCACTTTAACGGTCTCGCTGTGCAGTTCAGAAAAAAGTGCGGTACGGTCATCGGGCGGAAGCTCGTTGATCAGTTCGGCGATCTTAACGCCTGAAAGTTTTTTGAGCAGTCGTTCCTGTGTAGGGAAATCGAGGATCCTGAACACGTTGACCGCCCGGTTGAGCGATAGGATCTCGATGAAGTGGGGGGCATGCTCGGGCAGTTCGTCTATCAGTTCTTCAACTTCTGATATGTTAAGGTCGTTCAAATAGTCACGTAACTGCTGTTCATCATTGTTTTCCAGTAACAGTTCTACTTGATCCACCATTTCTTGCATATCCCGACCCTCGTGTTTACATTTTTATACTTCAAATAGGCTTTTTGCCAACGCCGCAAAAGTCGTTTATTTTTTCAAATTTCGAGGCCGTTTTTATATTATCTTTGCGGGAATTTTTAGTGGTGGTTAAGTAGTTGACCGGTTAAGCTGTTAAGTGGTTATTAAACCGTACTTAAAGCTTCAAAGTTTTAACTTATTTAACTTAATGAACCATTTCACTCAGTCAACTACAACTATAACATGGGCTTACAATGCGGCATAGTAGGTTTACCCAACGTAGGTAAATCAACACTTTTTAACTGTTTATCTAACGCTAAGGCACAGGCTGCCAACTTTCCTTTTTGTACCATTGAGCCCAACGTAGGGGTGATCACCGTGCCTGATGAGCGCCTTACCAAGTTGACCGAGCTGGTTAACCCTCAGCGTGTGGTGCCTAACGTGATCGAGATCGTTGATATTGCCGGCCTGGTAAAAGGTGCCAGCAAAGGCGAGGGTTTGGGTAACCAGTTCCTGGGTAACATACGTGCCACCAACGCGATCATACACGTGCTGCGTTGCTTTGATAACGATAACGTGATCCATGTGGATGGTTCGGTAGATCCGATCCGTGATAAAGAGATCATTGATACCGAGTTGCAGTTGAAGGACCTGGAATCGGTAGAGAAAAAGTTGCAAAAGGTAGAGAAAGCTGCCAAGACCGGCGACAAAGAAGGCAAAAAAGCCTTTGAAGTGCTGAGCGTGTATAAAGATCACCTGATGAGCGGACTATCTGCTCGTACGGCTCCGGTAAGCGAAGAAGATAAAGAATACGTGGCCGACCTTTGGTTGCTGACCGCTAAACCCGTGATGTACGTTTGTAACGTGGGCGAAAGCGAAGTGAACACCGGTAACGCCTATGTAGAGAAGGTACGCGAGGCTGTTAAGGCCGAGAACGCCGAGGTACTGATCATATCGGCCCAGATCGAGTCGGAGATCGCGCAACTGGAAAGCTTTGAAGAGCGCCAGATGTTCCTGGACGATCTTGGTTTGACCGAATCGGGTGTAAATAAGCTGATCAAAGCCGCTTACCGCTTGCTGGACCTGTACACCTACTTTACGGCCGGTGTGCAAGAAGTTCGTGCCTGGACGATCAACAAAGGCTTCACGGCCCCACAAGCTGCCGGCGTTATCCACACTGATTTTGAAAAAGGTTTTATCCGTGCCGAGGTGATCAAATACGATGATTTTGTAAAATACGGCTCAGAGAACGCTTGTAAAGAAGCCGGTAAACTAAGCGTTGAAGGCAAGACCTACGTAGTAGAGGACGGCGACATCATGCACTTCCGCTTCAACGTGTAAGTATATTTAACATTAATATTAAAACAGCCATGCTAAGCGAGAGTTGAGCATGGCTGTTGTGTTTTAGAGAAGATGGGTCTTGATCATTCGCTCCGCGCAGTCATGCCGATGCATATCGGCATCCCTCAGGACAAGTGAACTTGTGGGCTACTTTGCAGGTGAGTTGCTGAAACGAGTTCAGCATGACAGGTATTTTGAAAAGTAAGTGCGATCATCAGGCCCACCACCAGTCATGCCGATGCCTATCGGCATCTCTCAGGACACGTGAAAGACCTTGCATGTGAGATGCTGAAACGAGTTCAGCATGACCAGCTGTTTAACTATATACTCTCCATCCTGTCATGTTGAGCGTAGTCGAAACATCCTATACGAAGCGATCATCATGGCGTATAGGTTCCTTCACTTCGTTCAGGATGACAGTGTTTTAAAAGATATGGCGGAGCACCTCGCAAATTAGTAAGTGGGATGCTCTAACAAGTTCAGCACGACTAATGAAATCATCCCTCACTCTTCATGGCTGTATACTGGTTCACCAGCACATAGCTCACCGCTACGGCCAATCCAAGGCGTAGCAAACTTGACAGAAGTACACAAAATTCGATATGCATAATGGTAATATTGAATAGGTGATCATTATTATGACGGCAGTGTGCGCTTATTGTTACACCGCCGTTAGTAAGAAGAAAAATATTAAGCTTGCTGATCAACGTTGGTAACTGAGGCCGGTCTTTCCACTTGTCCAGCCCGGCTCTATTGGCTTCGATATGGGCATCGGCCACACCCATTAAGCCCCAAACTTATTGATGCTCCTCCGGTCCCTAACCAAACCTTTTGTCGCTTGTCCATGGATAATAGGTCGTTGTGTATTTGATCGTGATAAGTTTAGGTTGATGTACACGTTCCAGCAGACGGCAGATCCGGGGACTTGTGCAGGGCCTTATCCGTGGTAGGCCATCGACCTCGACAATTCCTCGTTGAGGCTGAACTCACGCACCAGGTACTCCAGTTTGCTCATTGCACGATCGTACGCATCACCGCCTAACAGCAGGTATAACGGTGGGTTCTCGTCATGCGCCAGATCGATCATAGCCTTGGCCGCCTTAGCCGGATCGCCAGCCTGTTTGCCATCCATTTGCAGATAGCGGGCATGGCTTTCGCGCACGGCCTGGTAGGCACCGATGGGGTTCTCGGTCATGATGAGCGAATCCGGTGTTAAAAAGCTGGTACGGAAGGCGCCGGGGGCTACTACGGTGACGTGGATGCCAAAGTCTTTAACGTCGTTGGCCAGTACCTCGCTCAGCCCGATCACCGCAAATTTGGTTGCGGCATATATAGCCCAGCCGGTACCAGGTGCTATGCCCGCGATAGACGACAGGTTGATGATGTGCCCGCTTTTTTGCTCGCGTAGGTAAGGCATCACTTTACGGATCACGTTCAGGGTGCCAAATACGTTGACATCGAAGCTATTGCGGGTCTCAGTGTCGGTGAGTTCTTCAATACTTCCGCCTATGCCATATCCGGCGTTATTCACCACTACGTCTATACGGCCAAAGGTTTGGTGTGTTAGGTCGATGGCTTTGGCTACGCTGGCCTCGTTGCCCAGATCTACTTCTAAAGGAAGGAAGCTGGCCGATGCCTGGCTGCCTACCGCATCGGTAAGGTTTTTAATGTTGCGTGAGGTGGCGGCCACCTGTTGGCCCTGGCTAAGTAACTGCTGTACCATCAGCAAACCGAAGCCTTTGGAGGCACCGGTAACGAACCATACTTTGTTTGTTCTCATAGCTTGTTGTGTTTGTATGATACAAAGGTAGTATGGCGCCGAGAGGGAGCGTTTGCATAATTCAATCTAATGATTGCAAAATTCAAACCAAGTGCATGCTGTCGCTATTTCAGCCTGGAAATATTAGTGTTGTCGGAGGTGCAAATAATGCCACCAACTATTTCCATAAATATCCAACTTTTTCGAAAAATATCTGCAAATATCAAGCAGAACGAACAGTGCGAAGGTGCTCTATTTTAAGCCCAAATAGCCCGCGGTCTCTAACTATGTAGCTCATGAGCCAGCACAAAACGTCCCTTGGCCTGACCGGCTAACAAGGTGTCAAGGGTCTCCGGCAGTTGTTCAAGACTGATCTGTTGGGTCAGTTGGCTTAAGTTGGAGGGCTTCCATTCGTTGGCGAGGAATTGCCAGATCTGTTGGCGTAACTCCATAGGTGCCGATACCGAATCGATACCTAACAGGCTGACGTTGCGCAAGATGAATGGAAAGATGGTGGTGTCCAGGTCGCCGGTGGAGACCATGCCGCAGCAGGTGACCGCACCGCCATAGCGCGTCGCTTTAAGCATGCCGGATAGTATGGGTCCTGCAACGGTATCAATGCCGCCGGCAAAGGCAGGAGCGGTGATCGGGCGGCTATTATGCTTGTCAATGAAGATGTTACGGTCTATCACCCCAGTGGCGCCGAGGGTTTTGGTGAGGAAGCCATCGTCAGGTTTGCCAGATATAGCCATTACGTGGTAGCCTAATTTGCTCAGGATGGCCGTGGCTACACTGCCCACACCACCTGTAGCTCCACTCACCGCAATAGGGCCTTGCTGGGGCTGTACGCCGGCTTTGATAAGCGCATGCACCGATAGGGCGGCCGTAAAGCCGGCTGTGCCATAAGCCATGGCCTCGTAAGCGGTAAGGCCATCGGGCAGGTGGAGTGCCCAATCGGATGGTACACTAATATATTGGCCAAAGCCACCCCAGGTATTCATACCCAGATCGAACCCGGTGATCAATACCTGGTCGCCTTGTCTAAAAGCGTCTGACCTTGAATGTATTACCTCACCCACGGCATCGATGCCCGGAACATGAGGGTATGCTTTGGTAACGCCCTTGTTCCCTGATGCGGAAAGGGCATCTTTATAATTGACCGATGAATAACGCACCCTGATCAGCAGGTCGTTATCAGGTAATTGGCTGATGTTAAGCTGTTTGATCTCTTTCGTGAACTGTCCGTTCTGTTCGGTGATCACTAAGGCGTTAAAGGTGGTATCCATGGCGAGAGTGGTGACTATATATGCAAAATGCGGTTATCTACTATATAAGCAAATAACCGCACTTTTGTTGAAGTGTTGATCCAAAGGTCGTCTTATGCGCTTAGCCTGAACTTGGTCGGCGTGATCTGCATCTGCTTCTTGAAAAAGTTATTGAAGTGTGCAGGTTCCTCGAAACCAAGGCAATAGCTGATCTCAGACACGTTCCAGTCAGTGTGGCGCAGCAGGGAGCGGGCCTCGGCGGCGACCCGTTCAGCGATCAGGTGGGTGGTGGTCTTGCCGGTGGTCTCCTTGATGGCGCGGTTCAAATGGTTCACGTGTACAGCCAGTTGT
This window harbors:
- a CDS encoding YhdH/YhfP family quinone oxidoreductase; this encodes MDTTFNALVITEQNGQFTKEIKQLNISQLPDNDLLIRVRYSSVNYKDALSASGNKGVTKAYPHVPGIDAVGEVIHSRSDAFRQGDQVLITGFDLGMNTWGGFGQYISVPSDWALHLPDGLTAYEAMAYGTAGFTAALSVHALIKAGVQPQQGPIAVSGATGGVGSVATAILSKLGYHVMAISGKPDDGFLTKTLGATGVIDRNIFIDKHNSRPITAPAFAGGIDTVAGPILSGMLKATRYGGAVTCCGMVSTGDLDTTIFPFILRNVSLLGIDSVSAPMELRQQIWQFLANEWKPSNLSQLTQQISLEQLPETLDTLLAGQAKGRFVLAHELHS
- the ychF gene encoding redox-regulated ATPase YchF; this encodes MGLQCGIVGLPNVGKSTLFNCLSNAKAQAANFPFCTIEPNVGVITVPDERLTKLTELVNPQRVVPNVIEIVDIAGLVKGASKGEGLGNQFLGNIRATNAIIHVLRCFDNDNVIHVDGSVDPIRDKEIIDTELQLKDLESVEKKLQKVEKAAKTGDKEGKKAFEVLSVYKDHLMSGLSARTAPVSEEDKEYVADLWLLTAKPVMYVCNVGESEVNTGNAYVEKVREAVKAENAEVLIISAQIESEIAQLESFEERQMFLDDLGLTESGVNKLIKAAYRLLDLYTYFTAGVQEVRAWTINKGFTAPQAAGVIHTDFEKGFIRAEVIKYDDFVKYGSENACKEAGKLSVEGKTYVVEDGDIMHFRFNV
- a CDS encoding SDR family NAD(P)-dependent oxidoreductase; this translates as MRTNKVWFVTGASKGFGLLMVQQLLSQGQQVAATSRNIKNLTDAVGSQASASFLPLEVDLGNEASVAKAIDLTHQTFGRIDVVVNNAGYGIGGSIEELTDTETRNSFDVNVFGTLNVIRKVMPYLREQKSGHIINLSSIAGIAPGTGWAIYAATKFAVIGLSEVLANDVKDFGIHVTVVAPGAFRTSFLTPDSLIMTENPIGAYQAVRESHARYLQMDGKQAGDPAKAAKAMIDLAHDENPPLYLLLGGDAYDRAMSKLEYLVREFSLNEELSRSMAYHG